One window of Flavobacteriales bacterium genomic DNA carries:
- a CDS encoding HD domain-containing protein, producing the protein MDHQAAKAFILAELRVGLPIDRTYHSFEHTLDVYASTITIAEEEGVGGESLELLKTAALYHDSGFLVEPESHEHGGCVVAQENLPGYGYNAHQIKEICAMIMATKIPQKPMGRLSEILCDADLDYLGRRDFFFVGDLLFNEMKAHGTLSTRREWNLLQEEFISKHSYFTKTSRALREPTKQEHLEWVRQWLRDNP; encoded by the coding sequence ATGGACCACCAAGCGGCTAAGGCCTTCATTCTCGCGGAATTGCGTGTCGGGCTGCCGATCGATCGCACATACCATTCGTTTGAGCACACCTTGGATGTGTACGCCTCGACCATCACGATCGCTGAGGAAGAAGGGGTCGGGGGGGAGTCCTTGGAGCTGCTGAAGACCGCAGCTTTGTACCATGATTCGGGTTTTCTTGTTGAGCCGGAAAGCCATGAGCACGGTGGATGCGTGGTCGCACAGGAAAACTTGCCCGGTTACGGATACAATGCGCATCAGATCAAGGAGATCTGCGCGATGATCATGGCCACGAAGATCCCTCAGAAACCAATGGGCCGGTTGAGCGAGATCCTTTGCGATGCAGATCTGGACTATCTCGGTCGCAGGGATTTTTTCTTCGTGGGTGATCTGCTGTTCAATGAGATGAAAGCCCACGGAACACTTTCCACAAGAAGGGAGTGGAACCTTCTTCAGGAGGAGTTCATCTCCAAGCACTCCTACTTCACCAAAACATCACGCGCTCTGCGTGAGCCGACGAAGCAGGAGCACTTGGAGTGGGTCCGGCAATGGTTGCGGGACAATCCATAG
- a CDS encoding rod shape-determining protein RodA: MNRRENVVRNIDLPLVVIYLVLMVLGWANIYSAAYDPAHANLFDRSREYGAQSVWICISLLIGAGMLMVRGDFIRGLAYPVYGFVLLLLILVLLVGREVNGAKAWFGVGGFGIQPAEFSKFATSLALSKYLSGLKTLKEMRSRVIAAALILLPVAFIMLQPDTGTALVSGAFVLVLYREGLSGNILLIAIMAAILAMLSLIMKESTYAIPFTQNVLHGQYFLVLLIAVFCLLAFFVVRKFVLKHRRKRIHAYLLFIFLGSAAFISSVDQIIDHMPQHQQTRIKVLLGLEYDPRGYGYNVEQSKTAIGSGGLLGKGYLEGTFTKYKYVPMQSTDFIFCTVGEEWGFVGTTLLVILFGALILRCIQLADRQRSKFTRIYAYCVASIFFLHLMINVGMAIGLAPVIGIPLPFFSYGGSSLIGFTLLLSTLVRLDAERLVQLR; encoded by the coding sequence ATGAACCGCCGGGAGAACGTCGTGCGCAACATCGATCTCCCCTTGGTGGTGATCTATTTAGTGCTGATGGTGCTGGGCTGGGCCAACATCTACAGCGCGGCTTATGATCCGGCGCACGCCAACCTCTTCGACCGTTCCCGGGAATACGGTGCCCAGAGCGTGTGGATCTGCATCTCCCTGCTGATCGGGGCCGGCATGCTGATGGTGCGCGGGGATTTCATCCGTGGCCTGGCCTACCCCGTCTATGGTTTTGTGCTGTTGCTCCTGATCCTTGTGCTGCTGGTGGGCAGGGAGGTCAACGGGGCGAAGGCCTGGTTCGGGGTTGGCGGCTTCGGCATTCAGCCTGCCGAGTTCAGCAAATTCGCCACCTCATTGGCCCTGTCCAAGTACTTAAGCGGGCTGAAAACCTTGAAGGAGATGCGCTCCCGCGTGATCGCGGCGGCGCTCATTCTGCTCCCCGTGGCCTTCATCATGTTGCAGCCGGACACCGGTACCGCCTTGGTGAGCGGCGCCTTCGTTCTCGTGCTCTACCGCGAGGGGCTGTCCGGCAACATCCTGCTGATCGCCATCATGGCGGCCATACTCGCCATGCTCTCCCTGATCATGAAGGAAAGCACGTATGCCATCCCATTCACGCAGAACGTTCTGCACGGCCAATATTTCCTCGTGTTGCTCATCGCCGTGTTCTGCCTGCTGGCTTTCTTCGTTGTCCGCAAATTCGTCCTCAAGCACCGCAGGAAACGGATCCATGCCTATCTCCTTTTCATTTTCCTGGGTTCCGCGGCCTTTATCAGCAGCGTGGACCAGATCATTGACCACATGCCCCAGCACCAACAGACCCGGATCAAAGTGTTGTTAGGCCTGGAATATGACCCGAGAGGATATGGCTACAACGTGGAGCAGAGCAAAACAGCGATAGGAAGCGGAGGCCTGCTGGGCAAAGGCTATCTGGAGGGGACTTTTACGAAGTACAAGTACGTGCCCATGCAGAGCACGGATTTCATTTTCTGCACGGTCGGCGAGGAATGGGGCTTCGTGGGGACCACCCTGCTGGTGATCCTGTTCGGCGCGCTCATACTGCGTTGCATCCAGCTCGCGGACAGGCAGCGGTCGAAGTTCACACGCATCTACGCCTATTGCGTGGCCAGCATCTTCTTCCTGCACCTGATGATCAATGTGGGCATGGCCATCGGCCTCGCGCCGGTGATCGGCATCCCCTTGCCATTCTTTAGCTATGGTGGCAGCTCCTTGATCGGCTTCACACTGCTATTGTCCACTCTTGTACGATTGGACGCGGAACGGCTGGTGCAGTTGCGTTGA
- a CDS encoding HAMP domain-containing histidine kinase: MARHAPRTPVLLFGFLAFYILLQSVWWMWLLLSKDRDIIALQQQLISEGMIPHLPVRLPKHTLMMVMGEGLVFLILLLLALWVTFRTLRQELSLARQQRDFLMSASHELRTPIAALKLHLQTLQRQDLDAGRRETLSHNARHDVERLHLLAERILLASRLEEHAVQPQLDLVDLAKESRLLIEEARATYGRDHPIEARLPDAAVLRTDAAAFRSVLDNLLENACKYAPHGSPVTVEIKSLDHATQLRVSDGGPGIADVDRQRIFQKFVRGGNEEVRATKGTGLGLFIVGRLMKGLGGHVEFAPVLPHGSTFTATFPNRA; the protein is encoded by the coding sequence ATGGCCCGCCACGCCCCCCGCACGCCGGTGCTGCTCTTCGGATTTCTGGCCTTCTACATCCTGTTGCAGTCGGTCTGGTGGATGTGGCTCCTACTGAGCAAGGACAGGGACATCATCGCCCTTCAGCAGCAATTGATCTCTGAGGGGATGATCCCACATTTACCGGTGCGGTTGCCAAAGCATACGCTGATGATGGTGATGGGCGAAGGACTGGTCTTCCTGATCCTCTTGTTGCTGGCCCTGTGGGTCACTTTCCGCACCCTGCGCCAAGAGCTGTCGCTCGCCCGTCAACAGCGCGATTTTCTCATGTCGGCAAGCCACGAACTGCGTACCCCAATCGCTGCGCTGAAACTGCATCTCCAGACCCTTCAACGACAGGACCTGGACGCCGGGCGGCGCGAGACGCTTTCACACAATGCACGCCATGACGTTGAGCGCCTTCACCTGCTCGCCGAACGGATCCTGTTGGCCAGCCGTTTGGAGGAACATGCGGTGCAGCCTCAACTGGACCTGGTGGACCTGGCCAAGGAATCACGCCTGTTGATCGAAGAGGCCCGGGCGACGTATGGCCGCGACCATCCGATCGAAGCACGGCTTCCGGATGCGGCAGTATTGCGTACCGATGCCGCTGCCTTCCGATCCGTATTGGACAACCTTTTGGAGAACGCCTGCAAATATGCCCCCCATGGCTCACCGGTGACCGTGGAAATAAAATCCTTGGACCATGCCACACAGCTTCGAGTAAGCGATGGGGGTCCGGGGATCGCCGATGTGGACCGGCAGCGCATCTTCCAGAAATTTGTCCGTGGCGGCAATGAGGAGGTCCGCGCGACCAAGGGCACGGGTTTAGGACTGTTCATCGTTGGCCGCCTGATGAAGGGGCTTGGCGGTCACGTGGAATTCGCTCCCGTCCTTCCGCACGGATCTACCTTCACGGCCACATTCCCGAACCGCGCATGA
- a CDS encoding choice-of-anchor L domain-containing protein — protein sequence MTFDRSFMMRDLVLFLAGTAVVPAMAQLNVNTAMTPAALVQNVLVGGGVVISNVTYNGVAVTVPQDGSGSFTNGNSTNLGLNAGLILSSGLATSVPGPASDFGSDPLDTGSDPDLLAITSPGNTIYDKAVLEFDFIPSGDSLKFNYVFGSEEYPNFNCSPNFNDVFGFFLSGPGITGPYTDNAVNIALVPGTALPVSIANIHGSENASCTPANQAYYVSNANGTTIALNGFTTVLRAEAGVTCGETYHIKLAIGDAGDSGYNSAVFLQAGSFQSNVLPTLTASTLNGDGTAAEGCLGGHFTIYRPAGTDSTFTIDYFFTGTATPGVDFGPMPNPAVIPAGQDSVVLPFEAMEDGITEGVETVIMNVFMVNACGDSLINSVILAILDYTPMEINSPSPVLLHCDQDSVPIYASVSGGFGSTSMVWGDALYSDHIYVPGMESGTYTVSATDQCPKTVSMDIHVDDGCQVIIPNVITPNGDGHNDKFVVEGIEGRDNQVQIWDRWGKQVLNTHNYRNNFSATDLNDGVYFYAIRVLDKDYHGHLQVLGSK from the coding sequence ATGACATTCGATCGATCCTTCATGATGCGTGACCTGGTCCTATTCCTGGCCGGAACTGCTGTGGTTCCGGCAATGGCACAGCTGAACGTGAACACGGCCATGACCCCGGCCGCGCTTGTTCAGAACGTCTTGGTAGGGGGGGGCGTGGTCATTTCCAATGTCACGTACAACGGTGTGGCCGTGACCGTGCCACAGGACGGCTCCGGTTCATTCACCAACGGGAATTCAACGAACCTTGGGTTGAACGCAGGCTTGATCCTTTCTTCGGGGTTGGCCACCTCCGTACCGGGTCCGGCTTCCGATTTCGGTAGTGATCCTTTGGACACAGGCTCCGATCCGGACCTCTTGGCGATCACAAGCCCGGGCAACACCATCTATGATAAGGCCGTGCTCGAATTCGATTTCATTCCCAGCGGCGATTCGCTGAAATTCAACTACGTTTTCGGTTCAGAAGAATACCCCAACTTCAATTGCAGCCCTAACTTTAATGATGTCTTCGGCTTCTTCCTGAGCGGCCCCGGGATTACTGGACCGTACACCGACAATGCCGTCAACATCGCCTTGGTCCCGGGGACCGCTCTTCCGGTGAGCATCGCCAACATCCACGGGTCCGAGAACGCGAGCTGCACACCGGCAAACCAAGCCTATTATGTTAGCAATGCCAATGGGACCACGATCGCCCTCAACGGTTTCACCACCGTGCTGCGGGCCGAAGCAGGGGTGACCTGTGGGGAGACATACCACATCAAGCTGGCCATCGGGGATGCCGGCGACAGCGGTTATAACTCCGCCGTGTTCCTTCAGGCCGGAAGCTTCCAGTCCAATGTGCTCCCAACGTTGACCGCCAGCACCCTCAACGGGGATGGCACAGCTGCGGAGGGATGCTTGGGCGGCCATTTCACCATCTATCGCCCGGCCGGCACGGACAGTACTTTTACCATTGACTATTTCTTTACCGGCACCGCCACGCCCGGCGTGGATTTTGGTCCAATGCCCAACCCTGCGGTCATACCCGCCGGTCAGGATTCGGTCGTGCTTCCTTTTGAAGCCATGGAGGACGGTATCACCGAAGGCGTGGAGACCGTCATCATGAACGTGTTCATGGTGAATGCTTGTGGTGATTCGCTCATCAACTCCGTGATCTTGGCGATTCTGGATTACACGCCCATGGAGATCAATAGCCCATCACCCGTCCTGCTGCACTGCGATCAGGATTCGGTTCCCATTTACGCCAGCGTGAGCGGTGGTTTTGGAAGCACATCCATGGTATGGGGTGATGCCTTGTACTCCGACCACATCTATGTGCCAGGCATGGAAAGCGGTACGTACACGGTGTCAGCCACCGATCAATGCCCCAAGACCGTAAGTATGGATATCCATGTGGATGATGGCTGTCAGGTCATTATCCCCAATGTGATCACCCCGAACGGAGATGGGCACAATGACAAGTTCGTGGTGGAGGGCATAGAGGGACGGGATAATCAGGTGCAGATCTGGGACCGCTGGGGCAAGCAAGTGCTGAACACCCACAACTATCGGAACAATTTCTCCGCGACCGACCTGAACGACGGCGTCTACTTTTATGCCATCCGCGTATTGGACAAGGATTACCACGGACACCTGCAAGTGCTGGGGAGCAAGTAG
- a CDS encoding 2,3-bisphosphoglycerate-independent phosphoglycerate mutase: protein MTESKAALIILDGWGIGAGDGTDAIAQADTPFIDSLFRTAPHARLRTDGEHVGLPPGQMGNSEVGHLNIGAGRVVYQDLVRIDLSIADGSLGKNAVLQEAFTAASAPGRRLHLLGLVGNGGVHASSAHLVALCKLAATAGLKDIFIHAITDGRDTDPRSGLGFIQQLEQDIAGTPARIASICGRYYAMDRDKRWERIKKAYDLLVQGRGDRAPSASWAIEASYAKGITDEFIEPCAIVGTDQRPLTHIHPDDVVICFNFRTDRCREITEALTQQAFPEQDMSPLPLHYVTMTQYDHRFKGVKVLFRKDDLAMTLGEVVSKAGGAQVRLAETEKYPHVTFFFSGGREQPFIGERRTVVPSPKVATYDLQPEMSAEGVTQAAVAEVKAGDARLMVLNFANPDMVGHTGVFPAIVKAVETADSCTQRVVEAGRAKGWSFVIIADHGNADKAVNPDGSPNTAHTLNPVPVFVLTDRTVQVHDGILADVAPTLLDLMEIEQPKEMTGRSLIG, encoded by the coding sequence ATGACCGAGAGCAAGGCCGCATTGATCATTCTGGACGGCTGGGGCATCGGTGCCGGGGACGGTACCGACGCCATTGCACAGGCCGACACACCGTTCATCGACAGTCTCTTTCGCACAGCGCCCCACGCCCGCCTGCGCACCGATGGTGAACATGTGGGACTCCCTCCCGGCCAGATGGGGAACAGCGAAGTAGGGCACCTGAACATCGGCGCGGGCCGGGTGGTGTACCAGGACCTGGTCCGGATCGATCTCTCGATCGCCGATGGATCTCTGGGGAAAAATGCCGTGCTCCAAGAGGCGTTCACTGCTGCTTCGGCACCCGGCAGGAGACTCCATCTGCTTGGGCTGGTCGGCAACGGCGGGGTACATGCATCAAGCGCTCATCTGGTCGCGCTCTGCAAACTGGCGGCTACCGCCGGACTGAAGGACATCTTCATCCATGCCATCACGGACGGGCGCGACACGGATCCCCGGAGCGGCCTTGGCTTCATCCAACAGTTGGAGCAGGATATTGCCGGCACACCGGCACGGATAGCGTCGATCTGCGGCCGCTACTATGCCATGGACCGTGACAAGCGCTGGGAGCGCATCAAAAAAGCCTACGACCTGTTGGTGCAAGGCCGGGGCGATCGTGCGCCGAGCGCCAGCTGGGCCATCGAAGCGAGCTACGCAAAAGGCATCACCGACGAGTTCATCGAGCCGTGCGCGATCGTAGGCACGGACCAGCGGCCGTTGACGCACATCCACCCGGACGATGTGGTGATCTGCTTCAACTTCCGGACCGACAGGTGCCGTGAGATCACGGAAGCACTGACCCAACAGGCTTTCCCGGAACAGGACATGAGCCCCTTGCCGCTTCACTATGTGACCATGACCCAATATGACCACCGCTTCAAGGGGGTGAAGGTGCTCTTCAGAAAGGATGACCTGGCGATGACCCTGGGAGAAGTGGTCTCAAAGGCCGGGGGTGCCCAGGTACGTCTAGCGGAGACCGAGAAGTATCCGCACGTCACGTTCTTTTTCAGCGGAGGGCGCGAGCAGCCTTTCATTGGTGAACGCCGGACCGTGGTGCCCTCGCCCAAGGTGGCCACCTATGACCTACAGCCTGAGATGAGCGCTGAAGGCGTGACCCAGGCCGCCGTGGCCGAAGTGAAGGCCGGCGATGCACGCCTGATGGTGTTGAATTTTGCCAACCCGGACATGGTGGGCCATACCGGCGTGTTCCCTGCGATCGTGAAAGCCGTTGAGACCGCCGATAGCTGTACCCAACGTGTGGTGGAGGCCGGTCGGGCCAAGGGCTGGTCCTTCGTCATCATCGCCGATCATGGCAATGCGGACAAGGCCGTGAACCCGGACGGGTCGCCGAACACAGCGCACACGCTCAATCCGGTCCCTGTCTTCGTGCTCACCGACCGGACGGTCCAGGTACACGACGGCATCCTGGCCGATGTGGCGCCCACATTACTGGATCTGATGGAGATCGAGCAGCCCAAGGAAATGACCGGGCGGAGCTTGATCGGGTAG
- a CDS encoding peptidylprolyl isomerase produces MAVIGKIRERGTLLGIIVGGALVLFVVGDFIGNRSGGQERNVGSVAGNEVSMQEFSTRVDQQIDLYRQNGTTVDNQLQEQVRNGVWNDILREHTLMVEAQGAGFGNSISREEYDDIRFGNNVLPDFKNNQSFKDPQTGELDKDRLRQYFKYVQENNLALFDMQKRTFVPQRIYAKYNDLVKKSCFVNSAQVQDDWAAKNTKADFQFVAQRLESEPDSLYPVSDTELRRFYDAHKDERKYRQTASRSFGYVRFNATPEQEDIDNARAGMMDLKADFVATLGTKADSTLVMAYADSKNPVPAPYKDGTADPLNDSLIIHADTGVVVGPFREGNMWKLVKVAELADVEEARVRHILLSTQGKSPEDEATIKQRADSILAVVKKDRSKFETLVTKFSDDPGSKSTGGVYEWFDRTRMVPQFTKASFDEKSGAITIAKTDYGYHIVEVLGQRSRKERRVLTIDRKIAPIQAMKAAWKTANEFSLNNPDTTSFRKAAEENGHTYTPVPELRADQRFVPGLQEADEVVRWVDHAAADAKSSEPLTSGDSYVICSLTGIREEGAPKLNDVRETFTTEVRKEKKADAIAEKMKGKTDLQALATELNGSVQSSGDMPFSSNTISGGYSDIAVIGEIFGLDSAATSAPLKGDMAVYVAHMNKLTAAGAMPEGAEDPKALTDRVRNRAAGQVFNALKEAADVKDNRSKFY; encoded by the coding sequence ATGGCAGTAATTGGAAAGATCCGTGAGCGTGGAACGCTTCTGGGGATCATTGTGGGCGGTGCGTTGGTGCTGTTCGTGGTCGGTGATTTCATCGGCAACCGCTCCGGCGGGCAAGAACGCAACGTGGGAAGCGTCGCCGGGAATGAGGTGAGCATGCAGGAGTTCTCCACCCGGGTGGACCAGCAGATCGACCTTTATCGCCAGAACGGGACCACGGTGGACAACCAACTGCAGGAGCAGGTCCGTAACGGGGTTTGGAACGACATTCTCCGCGAGCACACCTTGATGGTGGAGGCGCAGGGGGCCGGATTCGGCAATTCCATCAGCCGGGAGGAATACGACGATATCCGCTTCGGCAATAACGTCCTGCCCGATTTCAAGAACAACCAGAGCTTCAAGGACCCGCAGACCGGCGAATTGGACAAAGACCGTCTGCGGCAATACTTCAAGTATGTGCAGGAGAACAACCTCGCCTTGTTCGATATGCAGAAGCGCACCTTCGTGCCCCAGCGCATCTATGCCAAGTATAACGATCTGGTGAAGAAGAGCTGCTTTGTGAACAGTGCGCAGGTGCAGGATGACTGGGCAGCGAAGAACACCAAGGCGGATTTCCAGTTCGTGGCCCAACGCCTGGAGAGTGAGCCGGACAGCCTGTATCCCGTGAGCGATACGGAGCTCCGTCGTTTCTACGATGCGCACAAGGACGAGCGTAAATACCGCCAGACGGCATCACGCAGCTTCGGCTATGTGCGCTTCAATGCCACCCCCGAACAGGAGGACATTGACAATGCCCGTGCGGGCATGATGGACCTGAAGGCGGACTTCGTGGCCACGCTCGGCACCAAGGCCGACAGTACTTTGGTGATGGCCTATGCCGATTCCAAGAATCCTGTACCCGCACCGTACAAGGACGGCACGGCCGACCCGTTGAACGATTCGCTCATCATCCATGCCGATACCGGTGTGGTCGTGGGTCCGTTCAGGGAAGGAAACATGTGGAAGTTGGTGAAGGTGGCTGAGCTGGCGGACGTGGAAGAGGCCCGTGTACGCCACATCCTGCTCAGTACCCAAGGCAAGAGCCCCGAGGACGAGGCCACCATCAAGCAACGGGCGGACAGCATTTTGGCCGTAGTGAAAAAAGATCGCAGCAAGTTCGAGACCCTGGTCACCAAATTCTCCGACGACCCCGGAAGCAAGAGCACCGGCGGTGTCTATGAGTGGTTTGACCGGACCCGCATGGTGCCGCAGTTCACCAAGGCCAGCTTCGATGAGAAGTCCGGTGCCATCACCATTGCCAAGACGGATTATGGCTACCACATCGTGGAGGTGCTGGGGCAACGCAGCCGCAAGGAGCGCCGAGTGTTGACCATCGACCGGAAGATCGCCCCGATCCAGGCGATGAAGGCCGCTTGGAAGACCGCGAACGAGTTCTCCCTGAACAACCCCGATACGACCTCTTTCCGCAAGGCGGCAGAGGAGAATGGCCATACCTACACTCCGGTGCCCGAGCTGCGCGCGGACCAGCGTTTCGTGCCCGGCCTGCAGGAGGCTGACGAGGTAGTGCGTTGGGTGGACCATGCCGCCGCGGACGCAAAGAGCAGCGAACCCCTCACCAGTGGGGATAGCTATGTGATCTGCTCCCTCACCGGGATCCGCGAGGAAGGCGCGCCGAAACTGAACGATGTCCGGGAAACCTTCACAACGGAAGTGCGGAAAGAGAAAAAGGCGGACGCGATCGCGGAGAAGATGAAGGGCAAGACCGATCTGCAGGCTTTGGCAACGGAATTGAACGGCAGTGTGCAGAGCTCAGGGGACATGCCCTTCAGTTCGAACACCATTTCCGGAGGATACAGCGATATCGCGGTGATAGGCGAGATCTTCGGTTTGGACAGCGCAGCCACCAGTGCTCCATTGAAAGGCGACATGGCCGTCTATGTCGCGCACATGAACAAGCTGACGGCCGCAGGCGCGATGCCGGAAGGCGCGGAAGATCCCAAGGCGCTCACGGACCGGGTGCGGAACCGGGCCGCGGGCCAGGTCTTCAATGCGTTGAAGGAGGCTGCGGATGTGAAGGACAACCGCTCGAAGTTCTATTGA
- the lptC gene encoding LPS export ABC transporter periplasmic protein LptC — protein sequence MFLACKNDLDRVAAIEVPANGPDRITTGAEYLYSDSGVVRNRVRAGTISEFNGEHPRTEMTDGVELTFFDTTGNAGSQLTARRGEIQQERNRMVVEEQVVFINAKGERLETEQLIWSRDSGRVYTDRPVKVTRARDIIYGQGLDAAQDFSRYTIRKITGTLFIDRSDTLAPMNQTN from the coding sequence TTGTTCCTGGCCTGCAAGAACGATCTGGACCGCGTGGCCGCCATAGAAGTGCCGGCCAATGGCCCGGACCGGATCACCACCGGTGCGGAATACCTCTACTCCGACAGCGGGGTCGTGCGTAACCGGGTGAGGGCGGGCACCATCTCCGAATTCAACGGTGAACACCCCCGCACGGAGATGACCGATGGCGTTGAACTCACCTTCTTCGATACTACAGGGAATGCGGGTAGCCAACTGACGGCGCGCCGGGGCGAGATCCAGCAGGAACGGAACCGCATGGTGGTGGAGGAACAGGTGGTCTTCATCAATGCGAAGGGAGAAAGGCTCGAAACCGAGCAATTGATCTGGAGCCGGGACAGTGGCCGGGTGTACACGGACCGGCCCGTGAAGGTCACCCGGGCGCGGGATATCATCTATGGGCAAGGCTTGGACGCGGCACAGGATTTCAGCCGGTACACCATCCGGAAGATCACCGGTACGCTTTTCATCGACCGGAGCGATACCTTGGCACCAATGAACCAGACCAATTGA
- a CDS encoding type III pantothenate kinase: protein MVKHLPYELVIDVGNSRMKMGLFAAGKVTARTVASHGDIAAVERFITEGPPGQIAIGSVAAPDEKFLAALSRIAPVVEIAGNSPSPVRSLYAAAAAIGVDRLANIAGAALLFPRRSVVVIDLGTCITYDLVDELAVHQGGIISPGMRMRARAMHTYSARLPEVGPEEDPPLLGTDTASSLAAGVHHGLLMELQGHIAVLRQQHPGLAVVLTGGDALRFARALKSGIFAHPTLTLIGLHALSHFHPDRSPVVGP from the coding sequence ATGGTCAAGCATCTGCCGTACGAACTGGTGATCGATGTGGGGAACTCCCGCATGAAGATGGGACTTTTTGCGGCCGGGAAGGTCACTGCCCGGACCGTGGCCTCTCATGGCGATATCGCTGCAGTGGAACGGTTCATAACGGAAGGGCCGCCCGGCCAGATCGCGATCGGATCGGTCGCGGCCCCGGATGAAAAGTTCTTGGCAGCACTCAGCCGCATAGCACCCGTCGTGGAGATCGCCGGCAACTCCCCGTCACCCGTTCGAAGCCTGTACGCCGCAGCTGCTGCCATAGGTGTGGACCGCTTGGCGAATATTGCCGGTGCGGCCTTGCTCTTTCCCCGGCGGTCCGTAGTGGTCATCGACCTCGGCACCTGTATCACCTACGACCTGGTGGACGAACTGGCCGTGCACCAAGGCGGCATCATCTCCCCGGGCATGCGCATGAGGGCACGGGCCATGCATACGTACAGCGCAAGGCTTCCCGAGGTGGGACCGGAGGAGGATCCGCCACTTTTGGGCACGGATACCGCATCCAGCCTTGCAGCAGGCGTTCATCATGGCCTGCTCATGGAATTGCAGGGCCACATCGCTGTTCTCAGGCAACAACACCCCGGCTTGGCCGTTGTGCTCACCGGTGGTGACGCACTTCGGTTCGCCAGGGCGCTGAAAAGCGGCATCTTTGCGCACCCTACGTTGACACTTATCGGCCTACATGCACTTTCGCACTTTCATCCGGACCGCAGCCCTGTTGTTGGTCCTTGA
- a CDS encoding HlyC/CorC family transporter, producing MLNAPDLTMLLLAMVTSALCSGLEIALVSSNKLYIELQRKQGALWAKIVASLMEKPARVISALLVGNTIALVAYGIVMAHLLEPGLRALYPHEGFVLVMQTILSTLLILVVSEFLPKALFRLDPNGVLSVFALPLGLIYMVLWLPTVLLTTISEGILRLFGVKPNLGKAGFGRIDLDAFLQEVSEPTSSDKEVDAEVEYFRNTLELSNTKVRDVMVPRAEIEALDVEEPIAELSKRFLATGLTKLLIHKDGIDNIIGYVHSYEMFKRPRSIRAVLRPVNFIPGTMPADEVLKLFTKERTHIAVVVDEFGGTAGMLTIEDVVETIVGDIEDEHDDEDSVEERIGPTEFVFSARLEVEHLAEEYGLNLPESEEYDTLAGYIMHRTGTVPEPGEIVDDGPFRFTVTNVSHGRIDLVNLLVKDVEEGFTEGAPPKEEQKQ from the coding sequence ATGTTGAACGCCCCTGACCTGACCATGTTGCTATTGGCCATGGTCACATCCGCCCTGTGCTCCGGCTTGGAGATCGCGTTGGTGAGCAGCAACAAGCTCTACATCGAGCTACAGCGGAAACAAGGCGCGCTCTGGGCCAAGATCGTCGCTTCCTTGATGGAAAAGCCCGCCCGGGTGATCAGTGCGTTGCTCGTGGGCAATACCATCGCATTGGTGGCCTACGGTATCGTGATGGCCCATCTGCTGGAACCCGGCCTGCGTGCGCTATATCCGCATGAAGGCTTTGTACTGGTGATGCAGACGATCCTGAGCACCCTGCTTATTTTGGTGGTGAGCGAATTCCTGCCCAAAGCCCTCTTCCGCCTCGATCCCAACGGCGTGCTCAGCGTTTTTGCGTTGCCCCTCGGGCTCATTTATATGGTCCTCTGGCTGCCCACGGTGCTGCTTACCACGATCAGCGAAGGGATCCTGCGCCTTTTCGGGGTGAAGCCCAATTTGGGCAAGGCAGGCTTTGGGCGCATCGACCTCGATGCCTTTCTACAGGAGGTGAGCGAGCCCACGTCCTCGGACAAGGAGGTGGACGCCGAGGTGGAATATTTCCGCAATACGCTGGAGCTGAGCAACACCAAGGTGCGCGATGTGATGGTGCCCCGTGCGGAGATCGAAGCACTGGACGTGGAGGAGCCGATCGCGGAACTGAGCAAGCGATTTCTGGCCACGGGGCTCACTAAGCTGCTCATCCATAAGGACGGCATCGACAACATCATCGGCTATGTACACAGCTATGAGATGTTCAAAAGGCCTCGCAGCATCCGCGCGGTGCTGCGCCCGGTGAACTTCATTCCCGGCACTATGCCGGCCGACGAGGTGCTTAAGCTTTTCACGAAGGAACGAACCCACATCGCGGTGGTCGTGGACGAATTCGGCGGCACGGCAGGCATGCTCACCATCGAGGACGTGGTGGAGACCATCGTGGGGGACATTGAGGATGAGCACGACGATGAGGATTCAGTGGAGGAACGCATAGGTCCCACTGAATTCGTGTTCAGTGCGCGCTTGGAGGTGGAGCACCTGGCCGAGGAGTACGGGCTCAACCTGCCGGAAAGCGAGGAATACGACACGCTGGCGGGCTACATCATGCACCGCACCGGCACCGTGCCCGAGCCGGGTGAGATCGTGGACGACGGGCCCTTCCGTTTCACTGTCACGAACGTATCACACGGCCGGATCGACCTGGTGAACCTGCTGGTGAAGGACGTGGAGGAAGGCTTCACGGAGGGTGCGCCGCCCAAGGAGGAACAAAAGCAATAA